The following nucleotide sequence is from Apium graveolens cultivar Ventura chromosome 4, ASM990537v1, whole genome shotgun sequence.
CTAAAAATCATTGATACAACTGTGGTGAACATCCCAGACAAGAACGATGTTCCCTCTAAACGCCAGAAGACTGTTTCAGATGATCAATCATTTGTCCTCAAATACCTGGGGGCGCCCTCTTCTGGAGCTTTTTCTGAGGACATAATGAGAGGGTGGACCTTCAAAACAGAGGAGCAAACTGAGCAAGCTATGGTAAGAGCAACATATGAGCTTCATTTACATGCAAGGAAAAGTGCTAACATGGTTGCCAGACAGAGGGCGCGTCTTGATGCCACTGACACCGCCAAAATCCAAGCTAAAGATAAAATCAGATCTTTAGAGAAGAATCTGAACCTTGTTGTCAAAGAAAAAGATGCTGAGATCTTACGGTTACAGCAAGACAAAACGCGTCTTGAAGGTGAGAAGGCAAATCTCGAGGGTCATGTTACCTCTATGGAGAAGGCAATAGATAGCGTGGTTACTCTGAATTCCACCATGCAGTTAGAGCTTGACACTCTAAGTGATGACAGGCTGCATGGTTGGAAAGAAGAAAAGAATCTGGTGTACCAAATTGGGTTTGCAGCCGGTTTTGAGGAGTGGTGTTCGGGGTTCATAGCAAATGACCCAGAATACACCTTTTCCAAATTTGATGAAGATACCCAAAAGTGGGTGAATGATTTCAGAATCAGGGCTGTAGACTCAATCAAGAGCAAAAGGATCATCCTAGGCCTGGAAGAGGATGACACGTCCCTTGTGCCTTCTCCACTTCAAGCCCACCCTCCACCTTTTCCAAAAGATCAAGGCAAACCACCGGACGCACCACCTGCATAAGACGCGTCTTTTGTTATTGATGAAACTTTTGAACTTTAAGGGTGTAGGTCCCTTTAAGCCTTGTAGTTTGTAATCTTATGACTTGTCATTTCTGAATGTTGTTTGCTATTAATTTTCCAAGGTTTTATACCTTGAATTATTTTCATGCATATTTTTGCTTTACTGGTTACCTCGTTTTTATAATTTCATTTGATAAGTTAAATATTGGGTGCGTCCCTAGCTCAAGACGCGTCCTTATTTCACTTGCCTCTAAGTTTCCCTTACTTTCCCCTTTATAAGTCATGTTACTGCATCTCCTTAACATTGTAAACCAATTATCACACTATAAGGGCGTGTCCTATATGGAGGCATCTACCTTACTAATTTAATCAACATCATAAAGGATATGAAGGCGAGTCTTGAGCAGGAGGCGCATCCTCATGCTTTTTAAGTCATTACATAGCTCCGTTTTCAGGATGCGTCTTCGcgtcttatatatatatatcccgaatACTCTATTCTACAATAAAATCAGTCAAACAACAATTGACAATTTTGGaggatttttttttattaataatgcgCTCCAGTGTCAGAAGTGCACCGatcccatggctactatgctctgtgggggAATTTATTTGAAAATATAATCCTTCAACTAGTTCTAAGGCAGGttgtacatgcactaccccctaggctaggaggaattttattgcttctagtctaTAATTCGGGCACGACCCTACTTATATAACTAAAATCTAGTCTATAATTCGGGCACGACCCTACTTATATAACTGAAAATGTAAACATAATATGTAAGGGGCCAAAACCACGCCTTACTGAATACTTTGGAGATGCTCTGTATTCCATGCTCGCGGAACCAACTTCCCTTCCAAGTCTTAAAGGTGATTAGTCCCCTTCCACAAGATTGCCTttatcttgtatggtccttctgaattagctccaaacactccatgttggGGATTCTTTGTGTTTGGCATAACCTTCCTGAGGACTAGATCTCCTACCCTTAGCAGCTGTCCCTTTACTTTCTTATTGTAGTACCTTGCAGCACGCTGCTGATATGCCGCAAGCCTTAACTGGGAATTCTCCCTCATTTCTTCCAAAAAGTTCCAGTGAAGTTTCTGGTTAATTTCCGCATCTTCCTCTGCATAACAATCTCTACGAAGCGATCCTGAACCAACTTCCACGGGAACCATAGTGTCGAATCCGTAGGTGAGCATTAACGAAGACTCTCTCGTAGTCGATCTTGGAGTAGTGTTGTAAGACCACAACACTTTTGGGAGTTCTTTAGGCCAATTCACTTTGCGCTCCTCCAGTTTGGTCttgagggtatgctttattattttattgacaACCTCTGTTTGTCCATTACTCTGCAGATGATAGACTGCCATGATTTCCTTCTTAATCTTTAAATCCTCGCACAACTGTCGTAATTCCTTGCTATCAAACTACTTCCCGTTATCAGAGACAAGCTTATAAGATATCCCAAACCTACGCACAATGGAGTTCAAGAAAAAGTCTTTGATTTTCTTCACGATGATAGTCACCATCGGCATAGCTTTtgcccatttagtaaagtaatcaaccGCAACCACTGTATACTTGACATCTCCTTTAGCCTTGGGTAACTCTCCAATAAGATCAATCCCCCATATGGAAAATGGCCATGAACTCACCATAGGTGTCAAGAGCGTCGCTGGCATAGATGAGTAATTCGCAAAGCATTGGCAGTGATCGCATGTTCTAACGAAGTTCGCAACATCCTCCTTCATCGTAGGCCAATAATAACCTAGGCGTAAAACTTTCATCGCCAACGAGTTACCCCCGAGTGATTACCACAAATTCCTTCATGTACTTCCCTCAAGATGTAATTTCCCTCTTCTTCATCGACTTATCTGAGCAGCGGTTGATTGAAGcatcttttatataaaatttCATCATACACCATATATCTTGTAGCCTGATAGCGGAGTCGTCGAGCCTTGAATTTATACTCAGGGAGTATTCTCTTGCGAATATAGGTAAGGATGGACGTCATCCAGGTTTCTTTGGAAGCCTCATCTGCTTGCATAAGTGCATCACTTTGACCACTGGGATACTAGGAATTTCTTGGAGTTCCAAGGGTATAGATCCCAATAGCACGGCCTCCTGCTGGGATCCCATTTTTTCCAGAGCATTTGCATTGCTGTTCTTTTCTCACGGTACACATTCCAGTCTGACCTCCTTGAACTTTCAAATTAGCCGCTGCATGCACCTCAAATATAGTTTCGTTCATGGTCCTCGAGCTTAAAATCCCCCATTCACTTGGTTTACCACCATCTATGAGTCACACTTTTCAATTAGGTTCTGCACTCCCATTTCCAAAGCAATTTTAGGCCATTAATCAGTGCTTCATATTCCGCATCATTATTCGTAGCATAGAACTTAAAGTGGATCGCGCTCATCAGGTGATGGCCTTCTGGAGATACAAGCATTATACCCGTGCCTGCTCCTCCATTGCTCCATCCACATACAAAATCCACCAGGGATGTGGAAACTCTTCTAAACTTCTTCAGGATGAGATAGATGCAATGCTACCAGAGCCTTATCATCAACTTCAGAATCGAATTCTAACAAGAAATCAGCTAGGGTCTGCCCTTTGATTGCTGTGTGAGGCATGTATTCCAagtcaaactgtcccaactccatAGCCCATTTCAACATCCTTCCTGATGATTCTGGTTTGTGAAGGACTTGTCGCAGAGGATATGCTGTATGGACTTCAATTCTATGTATTTGGAAATATGGACGCAGCTTCCTTGATGCGAGAATTAAGGCATAAACCAACTTTTCCATGCTGGTATAGCGAGTTTCAGCATCATGCAGTCGCTTACTCACATAATACACTAGTGACTGTTGTGCATCCTCTTCTCTCACCAATACTGCGTTGATTGAATACTCCGAAACTGCAAGGTATAGGATCAGAGACTCCCTATATAATGGTTTTAACAGCATGGGAGGGTTCCCCAGCTGCTCCTTGATCCTCCTGAAATTTTTCTCACATTCTGGTGTCCACACAAAGTCTTTCCCTGCTACTTTAATCGCCTTAAAGAATTCCTTACATCTGTCGAATGATTTGAAAATAAATTGATTCAATGCAACGATTCTTCCGGTTAAGATTTGCACCTACTTTACACTTATGGGAGACTTCATGTCTAGCAGTGCCTTGATCTTTGCAGGGTTAGCTTTAATTCCCCTATGATTGGCAATGAACCCAAGAAACTTGCCTGACTCAACACCGAATACACACTTCTGCGGATTCAACTTCATGCAGAACCTCCTTAGAATGTTAAACATCTCCATCAGGTGCTTGATATGATCATTTGCCTCCTTCAATTTAACcaacatgtcatctacatataccTCCATGGTCCTTCCAATCTGATTTTTAAACATCATGTTCACCAACCGTTGGTTAGTCGCCTGCGTTgatcaatccaaatgacatccCTATATAACAATATAACCCTCTATCGGTGATGAAAGATGTATGCTCCTGATCAGAGCCGTACATTGGAATTTGATTATaaccggagtatgcatccataaagCTTAACATTGCATGCCCTGTTGTCGCATCGACTAACTGATCAATTTATGGGAGTGGAAAACTATCCTTTGGGCAGGCTTTATTAAGATCTGTGAAATCTACACACGTCCCCTACTTCTCGTTCGGTTTTTTCACAAGCATCGGATTTGTGAGCCACTCGGGGTAGAAAGATTCCTTAATTAATCCAACTTCCAACAGTCGATCTACCTCCTTCTTTAATGCTATCACCCTATCTCCGCTTATCGGGCGACGCTTTTGTTGTACCCTTGTGCAGTTAGGGAAGATGTTCAAATGATGACACATTACTCCCGGGTCGATCCCAACCAtgtctgaatgactccatgcaAAGATGTCGGGATTTTTAATCAAAAAATGGGTGAGCCTTTCTTTCATCTCATAACTTAACTAAGATCCCACTTTCAAAATCTTTCTTGGATCATCTTTATCGATTAGAACAAATATTGTGTCCTCAGCTGGCCCTATTTTCTCAGCAGGCATAGGGATCCTAGGATCCAGATCGAAATCAAAGTCTCAGGGGTTTTCCACTTCCATTCTTGCATTTGAGGGCACGCCCATACAACTAGGAGCACCACCTCAGGACAAGACATAGTTTCATGCATTGCAGGCGTGGAGGACACGTCCTCAGTTAGAGGAGCATTATTCTTTGACATTGCGAACATGGAGGATGCGTCCTTCTTTTGAGGAGTATCAACCTCACGCTTATTTTCATTCTTCAAGGGCGTATCCTGTCTTTGAGGAGCCTCTACCTTGGGGTTACTTTTCAGGCTTTGCAAGATCTCACTCCTTCCTTCCAACTTTTCTCCATTGAGTTCCCTCTACACAATATCTCTTTCATGATTCACCATGACTTCCTCCACACTGCGAATCCTCGAAACATTCCCCAGTATTAAAGCAGGAGCATTGGTTATATGAGTTTATTCTTCCTTCGGATCCTCCACAAAATAATGGGCATGAACCTCTCCATTTGGTTTCACCTGAATGTCCGTCGCATCTTCAATGGGAAGACCCTTCCCTTCATACCTTCTCCTACGAAATTCCTTAACAGCCTTGTGATAACAATCACATGATTCGTATTGCGACCTCCTCAGACGGCCCACTCTATTAGGCATTTGACATTTATCATCAAATGATGTATtgaggttatcaccctgaacgctCGGAACCAAGGTCTACCCACCAGCACATTGTGTGCGGACTCCTGATCCAACACTTTGAAGTCTATCATTTGAGTAACAGATAGAGCTCCTTCCCTGGGCATGACATGAAGTCTAACCGAACCCATAACCCTTACTGCCTCTCTAGTAAAACTGTAGATGTGTGCATCTTCAAAATTCATGTCATTATCTGGGAAACCCAATTTCTTGTACGCGCTGTAATACAAGATGTTTGCAAAGCTTCCGTTGTCCAGGAAGACTCGATGCACGTTCATTGCCCCAATAATCATAGTTATTACCAACACATCGTTATGGGGATGATGCACCCATCTTGACTCTCTGTCCCTAAACGTAATATCAGAAGATTCCCCGTTGAATATTTTCGGAGGTCTATCCTCCAAGCTATGAATGTTGGTGAGTGGTAGATGTCGTACCTCTCTAGCATTTCTCTCCAATGCCCGATTACTATCACCAACAAATGGATGTCCTCCAAAACTTTCCCTCATACTCCCAGCTCTTTGGAACTTAACCTCGGTCGGCTTCTTATCAACGTCTGCTTGTGGGGGATGCCTTTCATCTTTCCCCTTGTCGTCATTTCCTCTGTGTCGCTTCACCTTGTTAATCCACTCTCCCAGATACCCAACCTTGAACAATTCCTCAATCTCATCTTTTAAGTGAGGACATTCTTGGGTATCATGACCGATAGACTCATGGTACTCGCAATATTTTTTCTTGTCTCTACTCTGCCATGAGGTCAGGCGGTCTGGTTTTTTGAAGATTCCTCTGTCCTTGTTTACTTcaaagatatgatcaatggatgcCGCCAGAGGAGTATAATTACTTACCTTTTTTTCATAATTCTATGGGGGGCTCCACTCTCTCTGCATGTTCATGACGTTCACCCTATTAGGACTCCGAGCATTCCGCCGATACTTTGGACTCGCAGACCTATCTCTCCTCTTAGTTTGCCCCTTTGAGTTGGTGATATTATCATTCTTCTTAGTCTCGGCAAGCGATTGCTCAATTTCCTTGAAGGACTCAGCCTGCATAAGTACATAGCTAGCGACATAGGGTCTTTCCCTTGCAAATGTTTCCAGAAATCTGTTCCCATGCGCAAACCTTTTATAAGAAGTattttcagtgtcttgtcagttgCGCCTCTCACCAAGGTAGACTCTGCATTGAACCTTTTGAAGTATGAGGTCAAGCTTTCCCCTTCCTTCTGTTTCACATTGGCCAGTGTGGTAACAGGTGGTGTATACTTCACTGCAGCTTAAAACTGAGTCAAAAACAAGGTCTTCATTTTTCCCCATGATGTGATAATCCCCGGccaagtttttggaaccactgTTGAGCACCTTCTCTAAAAGTAGCCGCAAAAAGATGACACCGTGCTAAGTCAGGTACCTGATATACATCCATTTCAATGTTGAAGCGTCCCAAGAATTCCACGGGGTCGAAGTTTCCATGAAAGCGCAAGTTATTGGTAGTGTTCCTGTATCCAAAGGGTAGCTGCGCTTCCCTTACAACAACAGAGAAAGGGGATGGGGCTTGCGCAGTTACCGTAACCCTACCccttcaagatggttgagcaaTCTCTTAAGATTATCCATATTAAATGTCCTAACTTCAGGAATGGTTTGAATGTTTAGTTGTTGGGATTTCTCCACAACTTGTTCTTGTTCCCCTTGATTACCCCTGGGTGTACCAGTGGATCTTGCCACCTCTCACCTTGATGCCGCGACTGTGGTATATTACCATCTTGATTTTGAACATTCCTTTGTCTACGAGGTTCCTTCTGGCCATGTCTTGGTATCTCATTGTTATTTTACAACCTTTCTTGAATTCGGACGCCGTCCCGGTCATGAGGACGCATCTTGAATCCATTGCACATAGCACTGTGAGAAGCTACATGAACAATGATAGGGGATTCTTCAGCTGCGGGAACGCCCTTTCGTCTCCCATTATATGGCGCCATTCCATGCAGGTATCCCATCCTTCCCCGTCCATTCCTTTGATAGCCTCAGCCGTAATTTCCAAACCTTCCATAGGAAGGGGCACGCTCGTGTTCACGGTGCCGCACCCTATCATCTCTTGGATATGTAGGGGGCACATGCGTTGTATCACAGGGCCTCACTTCTCCACCATTTTCTTCCTTTTGCCATTCCAGCAGCAACATCCTCAAATTGTCATCTTCCAACCTTATTTCAAGTCTCCTCTTCAGGGTTGAAAAATCTATTATCTCTTCATCTTGGTTCTGGATATTCTCTGCACGATGACACTCATCCACCGTACGTCCAGACTTATACGGATGCGGGACAACCTGATTGTCAATACGAGGCCTCTTTCTTCCATCAGTATCCTCGTCGATAAGCTCCATAATAGGCTCGACATCATCAGAGTATTCCAAGCGCCGCAGAGTGATTCGCAGGTTTCCTCCATTGGCTTGGACTCAAACATCCTGGGTAACACCTTCGACCACGGGAACTTTCCCCACGGCGTGGCCATGGCGGGGAAAATGACGACCCCTCCTTATTTTGCGACGCTCCACCGTGATTAGTCTCGAGTTAAAATTGTTCAGAGTGTCCCCCATGCGATATAGCTGCTCCaagatatcagcgttgctgatgagaactaGTGGTGTCCCTCCCACATCTGGAGTTTGCAGAGGATCCACTATGTTTGTGGGCACGTAGATTTCATGGCGAGTGTAGCCTCCCTCGCCCTCTCCTTCAGATCTGCCACTTCCATTGtaagaacttccatcatgatTGTAAGTCATCTTTTCTTCCTAAGATTTTGATCTTGATCAGCACCACTCCTTCTAGTGctaatttgttgacggaggaatctggtaacaacaaagtttgaggtttctCTCCGGAATCAAGATCTGTGACAGTGGTTCTTCGCCGGAAAATTAAGCTGTGTGTGATGGTTGTGTATTAATTAGTGGCTGAGATTGATTAGGGCAAGTGGTGGCTCCTTTTCAGCTCTCAACTTTTTACCCCTCTCAATGTGACTACGTACCctttatagggatcaagcctgacgtagttcttggggaacaagaaatctaatgggccTAGACTTCCcattcctaggcccggtagaagtccttccagaatccatcttccgctagctttaggaatgtccaactatgaggcccaaccgcgaaggcccaaggaTCGTCcataatcgtaggacttcacggataatacatctccctgcgcaaggataacactctgCTACAGCTATTTCCCTTGATTTATGAACGCgggtatagccacggttcaccccaaatgccagacgcgtccctgtcccctgaatgaggataacccaccagatagcaggacaggtgatcccaagctcttgggtgcaaagtgcaggatgactccaaagttctccaacgaggacacccgttgaatataagaataaagctcccaaagcacacaccaattgtaaccccacatccccaatgaggacacccattgaataCAGCAGGAGGCCTTCAGTCATCAGGAAtaccgtctcaaggagggaattcttcaaagagtacatgcaacaaatatgttagtaaAAACAATCTCTATTCTTCTTTCAATGCTTGCCTTGTCCTCAAGATATCCCTACTTGTCTTGTCCTAAGTGAGGACAAACCCAATTATCCAAGAGTATGCATCTCCTAAGGACAGGATGCGTCCTCTATGTGTGAAATGCACACAATTCCCTTGCATTACAACCTTAACATGTGGATAACCCATCTTGTCAATTTTACCCAAGCAAGGTGCGCTCTGAGCTCCGGACGCGTCCTAGTTCCTTTGGCATGGAAACCTTGGCTTTAAACGATTCAACTCACGCAATTCACTACAGGTTGGACGCGTCCTATGTACAGAGGGCGCATCCTCCCTTAGTATATTGCAGCCCATAACCTTATCCTTCATCTCTTTGACCCAATTATATTCCAATTGACCCATTCCTGACCCGAAATGacccaatgccaaattttgggtataacactTATCTAGATTAATAAAACTTATCGGTTCAAACTATATTAATTTATGGAGATTTTACTATATGCCAAATACAATCAACATAAACACTTATTATAAAAACTTCACAACTTTATAAGCAAGCCCGGATAAAtaataaaatctactaaaaatttATGTTACCTTGAAATGTCATGATTGGCTACCGCCATTGAAGTTATAAGGTGGCAATCTCCTCTTTAAGAATCAATCGTCGATGTAAATGAATAGAGTACATGTAAACTGACAAAGACTTATTCACGCAAACCCTGCGAAGGCGAAAACATGAACGTAAAAAAAAAAGATAAGACTTCTCTTTTCATCTGTTTGTACTGGAATGCGAAAGAGTTCGATATATTACATGTCTTTCCTATTTCAGTTTACATGTCTTCTCTATAAAATTTATTTCTCGTTCTCTACTATAACGACctttctattttttaattttatgtaCTATTTTATTTATTTCCAGATTTATGTGCGTAAATAAAAGATATTATATTATTAGACTATGAGAtaatatatgtgtgatagttgCTCTGTGTAAGCCGTAAAAAAAGTATCtgattattttcttaatttaagtACAAAAATAAATTCTATAAAAATTTTTGAATACTTAAAAATGATGAGCCTTGTTTTCTGGTGTTCTTTGGTAAATATATGACCTTTATATAATAACCTCTTCATGTATTTATGGTCTCTAATATTTTTGAGTTAAATGATTAGGAagattttattttcaaaatttcatttttttatttattttcaaggatcaaaatattttaatatattggGAGATTCCTAATTTCGTATTTTAAATTTCAACTATTTTGAGATTTTATTCTCAATTATTTGATATGTTACTGaagtgatgtgtgtgtgtgtatataattgattaaatggagaaaAGGGAGTAAAACTAGGAAATGGCAATTATACCCCTTAAACTTTAAAAGCCCAAGGGACCTTCATTTTTTTTGTCTTGGTCGTGTCCCTCTCTTTCTCTCCCGTTTGTCTCTCCCTCTTTTCTCACCGTACTCTCTCCTCCCTGCTTTCTCTCTCTCTTTAGCACCGATGGTGGTTGATTTTACTTGTTTTGGGTTAGAATCGGCTCGATTCTGGCTTTCTAATCAAGTGATAACCAACCCattgtgtgcatgtgtgtgtgtcACTGTTGTTCATTCTGGTCGAACCCTTTGCTTCAATTTTACTGAGTTTTAATGAATAAAACTTTGACTTCTTGATGGATTAGAGTTACCCATTACTTCCCACTAACCAATCGGCGAATATTCGAGCCGGAAACCCAATTTTGGGCACTGCTGGATTTTGCCACCATCgatgatgaactccggtgaaccggtggtgggCGATGATGATATTAAGCCCATTAATCGAAATAAACTCATTACTTTACTTTCATGTTGATGATTTTCAGTTTTTAACAAATTTGATTAATTTTGTTAGTTTATAATTTTGATTTCGAAACATGATTATGTGCTAAGTGACAATATGATGATATGCATTTAATGTTAAATCATTGATTTTAATTAAGGGGgtatattttgaatttttttagaTTTGGTATATGGTATTGAAAATGTGTTTTTGGTTTAATTATGATGAATATATAAGGTGTTAGTTGATAATTGTTGAATGGATTAAGTAAGTAAAGTTGCATGCTAAGTTTTAGTGATTGGTCGAGTAGATGCATGTTATGGTTTCATATTAGAAGGATAAAGATTGAACATTGGTAGTGTGATTTGGTCTATATAAGCTGTTTAAATGATAATCAATTAATGTGCGTTGGCGATAACATGGTGAGATTAGTATCTATATAGCTTGTTTTAGTTTAACAATTGATCTTGATAGTTAATTACTCTTACGATTTAATTGTGTTCATAACATGTTATCAAGTGAAGATTATGGATGATTGATGGAAGATAGTCTTGTGAATAAGAATTGTTGATGGTTGTTGATTAATGGGATAGTCGAGTAAACGAATAGGTCATGCCGGATTTTGGTCAGAAATTTATGAGTTAAAATAATAATCATGTGGGAACAAGATCATGACTTATGGTGTGTGGTGTGGCTATTAAATCTATATAGTACAAATATACATATATGACATCTTACGTGTTAAGTGACTTACGTGCTAATTGTACTATATAATTGTATTTCGATTATTAATACTTAATTATTATTCTACTTATCTACatatatttgattatttattaaattaatttttatttacttatttattaacTTATCGTGAATGGATAAAATTTGAATAGATAATTGATGACTAGTATTGATTTTTATAGGTTCACATAGGAAATATGGAAAACAGAAGTCAGAAGAGTAAAGATAGTTCAGCCTCGATATTCAGGTAAGTGTATAAAACCATTTGTTCTATTACATAATTATGTGGAAAGTGCGTACTTTCACTTGTATACCCTTTTTTTCTTCCTTATAATTAGTTTATAGATCCTTCGACCCTTGACTCAAATTTAGATAATCGTCTTAACTATTCATTGTGTAATAACATACTTAACTTATTCATATTCCTTATATTGATAACATTATCCCTCGTACAATCATGCTACCTTATTCAACTAAATAGAATCCAATTCTTATAACATAATTATTCAAGAGATATACCTTGAGTTGAAATTTGATTCCTTAAAAGAACATTCCTTAACTAAAAATTGAATTGACTTCGTATTCAGATAAGATTTTAAATTATGACAGTGAATTGATATTGACCCCTCTTCTTGAATTTGAAATGGAAACCATATTGACTGAGGCACCGGTCtttttaattgattattattatGTTAGGGCAGTAGTGTTTAGGAGATACCATATAGTTGAGAATCATATTGGATAGTGCTTAGGGAATCCCGTACAGTGCCTATGGGATCCCGTAGTGTTGAGTTCAGTTTCCATATCTTGAAACAAACCTTATTCTTGCTTATCTTTCATAATGAAGCCTAGTTTCTGATTTCATTTTAAATACATTCGTTATCGCTTtatcatttatatatatacttgtcGGGCTTTATGCTCAGACTATTAATTTAACATTTCGGTGAAGTTCGAATATGGTGGGACTTATCCAGACCGTGTATAAGCATACAGGTGGTTCATGATATGAGTATATGCAGCTGATTAAGCAGGTAGATTACCAAGAGTAGTCTTTGGGAAGGAAGTCTAGTGGTTCCAgcttttgggttgtaataaatttAAATGTTTAAAAAATGATGTATGAATAGTTTCAAGACTTAGTTTCATTGTTTCAAATCTAAACCTGTAGTGTTCCTGGTAGT
It contains:
- the LOC141719443 gene encoding uncharacterized protein LOC141719443 — translated: MAVYHLQSNGQTEVVNKIIKHTLKTKLEERKVNWPKELPKVLWSYNTTPRSTTRESSLMLTYGFDTMVPVEVGSGSLRRDCYAEEDAEINQKLHWNFLEEMRENSQLRLAAYQQRAARYYNKKVKGQLLRVGDLVLRKVMPNTKNPQHGVFGANSEGPYKIKAILWKGTNHL